In a genomic window of Equus caballus isolate H_3958 breed thoroughbred chromosome 9, TB-T2T, whole genome shotgun sequence:
- the RRS1 gene encoding ribosome biogenesis regulatory protein homolog produces the protein MEGHSVEELLAKAERDEAEKLQRITVHKELELEFDLGNLLATDRNPPTAVRSAGPTPEADLRALARDNTQLLINQLWQLPTERVEEALVARLPEPTTRLPREKPVPRPRPLTRWQQFARLKGIRPKKKTNLVWDEVSGQWRRRWGYQRARDDTKEWLIEVPGGADPMEDQFAKRIQAKKERVAKNELNRLRNLARAHKTQLPSAAGMHPTGHQSKEELGRAMQVAKVSTASVGRFQERLPKEKAPRGSGKKRKFQPLFGDFAAEKKSQLELLRVMNSKKPQLDVTRATNKQMREEDQEEAAKRRKMSQKGKRKGGRQGPGGKRKGGPPSQGGKRKGGLGGKMNSGPPGLGGKRKGRQHQGGKRRK, from the coding sequence ATGGAGGGCCATAGCGTGGAGGAGCTGCTGGCAAAGGCGGAGCGGGACGAGGCGGAGAAGCTGCAGCGCATCACGGTGCAcaaggagctggagctggagttCGACCTGGGTAACCTGCTGGCCACGGACCGGAACCCCCCAACGGCGGTGCGGAGCGCGGGACCCACGCCGGAGGCCGATCTGCGGGCCCTGGCGCGGGACAACACGCAGCTACTCATCAACCAGCTGTGGCAGCTGCCCACCGAGCGCGTGGAAGAGGCGCTGGTGGCGCGGCTGCCGGAGCCCACCACTCGCCTGCCGCGCGAGAAGCCGGTGCCCCGGCCGCGGCCGCTTACACGCTGGCAGCAGTTCGCGCGCCTCAAGGGCATCCGTCCCAAGAAGAAGACCAATCTGGTGTGGGACGAGGTGAGCGGCCAGTGGCGGCGCCGCTGGGGCTACCAGCGCGCCCGCGACGACACCAAGGAATGGTTGATCGAGGTGCCCGGCGGTGCCGACCCCATGGAGGACCAGTTCGCCAAGCGGATTCAGGCTAAGAAGGAACGGGTGGCCAAGAACGAGCTGAACCGGCTGCGTAACCTGGCCCGCGCGCACAAGACGCAGCTGCCCAGCGCGGCCGGTATGCACCCTACCGGGCACCAAAGTAAGGAGGAGCTGGGCCGTGCCATGCAGGTGGCCAAGGTCTCCACCGCCTCTGTGGGGCGCTTCCAAGAGCGCCTGCCCAAGGAGAAGGCGCCCCGGGGCTCTGGCAAGAAAAGGAAGTTTCAGCCCCTTTTCGGGGATTTTGCAGCTGAGAAAAAGAGCCAGTTGGAGCTGCTGCGAGTCATGAACAGCAAAAAGCCTCAGCTGGACGTGACGAGGGCCACCAATAAGCAGATGAGGGAGGAGGACCAGGAGGAGGCGgccaagaggagaaaaatgagccAGAAGGGCAAGAGAAAGGGGGGCCGGCAGGGTCCAGGGGGCAAGAGGAAAGGGGGCCCGCCTAgccagggaggaaagaggaaggggggCTTGGGAGGCAAGATGAATTCCGGGCCGCCTGGCTTGGgtggcaagagaaaaggaaggcaacatcaaggaggaaagaggaggaagtaA